In Helianthus annuus cultivar XRQ/B chromosome 8, HanXRQr2.0-SUNRISE, whole genome shotgun sequence, a single genomic region encodes these proteins:
- the LOC110943233 gene encoding extensin-like: MKWEIQTQNLGTSNRRKSFINNRPPVATFPKTTDDFEKPTTVTTKPKPSPQKPSPQKPPQKKQKTTSSSPPPSSIATDVDAAKASSDVKTIAVETPVVSTVVSQSTATIQFDPPRSTKPPTPPRFPSQSTFSPKPPFPFKTPPAPKLAYARKRKFVVLEEEKEIPSPIPTSSAPYISPSSSPPQTNPIQSNNHPILTS; this comes from the coding sequence ATGAAATGGGAAATTCAAACACAAAACCTTGGCACTTCAAATAGAAGAAAATCATTCATAAACAACAGACCTCCAGTTGCCACATTCCCCAAAACCACTGATGATTTTGAAAAGCCAACCACTGTTACTACCAAACCTAAACCTTCACCTCAAAAACCATCACCACAAAAACCACCTCAAAAGAAGCAGAAAACAacttcatcatcaccaccaccttcTTCCATAGCAACAGATGTTGATGCAGCAAAAGCATCATCAGATGTTAAGACAATAGCTGTTGAGACACCAGtggtttcaacagttgttagtcaatccaCTGCTACCATTCAATTTGATCCTCCACGATCAACAAAACCACCAACACCTCCTAGATTCCCTTCACAATCAACCTTTTCACCCAAACCACCATTTCCTTTTAAAACTCCTCCTGCTCCTAAACTTGCATATGCCAGGAAAAGGAAATTTGTTGTGTtggaagaagaaaaagaaattcCTTCACCAATTCCTACTTCATCTGCACCATACATTTCACCCTCATCATCTCCTCCACAAACCAATCCAATCCAATCAAACAACCACCCAATACTCACATCCTAA